One part of the Solanum dulcamara chromosome 3, daSolDulc1.2, whole genome shotgun sequence genome encodes these proteins:
- the LOC129881695 gene encoding heterogeneous nuclear ribonucleoprotein 1-like produces MDSDEGKLFVGGLGWDIKEDKLRSYFTHYGEVTHAIIMRDRVTGLSRGFAFVVFSDPSVIDIILQEKHTIDGRPVEAKRALPRAQHQSWRSRLPHASEDTRLEGNIKTRKIFVGGLPSSLTEEEFCKYFQNYGNVTDKVIMFDPNTGRPRGFGFITFDSEDAADKVLHKNFHELKNKLVEVKRALPKEANPAGNGRVGGYPGYGSYDPIRVPESAFCGYTPYNSYGALNYGYGYDPYTCYSGAAGVYMNPSLAGIVYASSLPGVTRTQWSSQNFGYGDFCNLNASYGASSSFGASSTRATIMASTSTSQGHASQNNNQGNGCSIHTKNEGPFTDSDGNETGDRHKGSAPNSSSGEATNQAGQHEANGCNTATVFDSNNGSPGFPDAA; encoded by the exons ATGGATTCAGATGAAGGAAAGCTATTTGTTGGTGGATTAGGATGGGACATAAAAGAAGATAAACTAAGAAGCTATTTTACCCATTATGGAGAAGTTACACATGCCATAATCATGCGTGACAGAGTCACTGGCTTATCTAGAGGATTTGCCTTTGTTGTGTTTTCTGATCCTTCTGTTATTGATATCATTCTTCAGGAGAAACATACCATTGATGGCCGTCCG GTGGAAGCTAAGAGGGCTTTACCAAGAGCACAACATCAGAGCTGGAGATCGCGACTTCCTCATGCCAGTGAAGATACAAGACTGGAAGGAAAtatcaaaacaagaaaaatatttgtgggTGGGCTACCTTCATCCCTTACTGAAGAAGAGTTTTGCAAGTACTTCCAAAATTATGGTAATGTGACAGATAAAGTAATTATGTTTGACCCAAACACTGGTCGCCCACGAGGATTTGGTTTTATCACCTTTGACTCAGAAGATGCTGCTGATAAAGTTCTTCATAAAAACTTTCATGAACTGAAAAATAAGCTCGTGGAGGTAAAACGTGCCCTGCCAAAAGAAGCAAATCCTGCTGGCAATGGTCGTGTTGGAGGTTACCCGGGTTATGGTTCTTATGATCCCATTAGAGTTCCGGAGTCTGCATTTTGTGGTTACACTCCCTATAACAGCTACGGAGCTCTGAATTATGGTTATGGTTACGATCCTTATACTTGCTACAGTGGGGCAGCTGGAGTATATATGAATCCATCTTTGGCCGGCATTGTTTACGCTAGCAGCTTGCCTGGTGTCACAAGAACCCAGTGGAGCAGCCAGAATTTTGGGTATGGTGATTTCTGTAATTTAAATGCAAGTTATGGCGCTTCTAGTTCTTTTGGTGCTTCATCCACTCGTGCTACTATTATGGCATCAACTAGTACATCTCAGGGTCATGCTTCTCAAAACAATAATCAGGGGAATGGTTGCAGCATCCACACAAAAAATGAAGGGCCTTTTACTGATTCTGATGGTAACGAGACTGGTGATAGGCATAAAGGTAGTGCTCCAAACAGCAGCAGTGGTGAGGCAACTAATCAGGCAGGGCAACACGAGGCAAATGGGTGCAACACAGCAACAGTCTTTGACAGCAATAATGGTTCTCCAGGCTTTCCTGATGCAGCTTGA